One genomic region from Cellulomonas hominis encodes:
- the trmB gene encoding tRNA (guanosine(46)-N7)-methyltransferase TrmB — protein sequence MRTSDDPATPRPGDAFRHAPKAEGEPIRTFHPRRATLGERRTDALERLWPRYGFSVHDPELGLPPTRPDGTLDAAALFGREAPLVLEIGSGMGDATVVMAAADPGRDYLAVEAHLPGIANLVAMLDEQGLTNVRVAHGDALDLARRVLAPDSLDAVHVYFPDPWPKARHHKRRIIAPAHVALLRSSLTVGGTLHCATDWEPYAEQMLEVVDADPGLTNPHGGYAPRPEHRPVTRFERRGLAAGRAVRDVIATRTA from the coding sequence GTGCGTACCTCCGACGACCCGGCCACGCCGCGGCCCGGCGACGCGTTCCGGCACGCCCCGAAGGCCGAGGGCGAGCCGATCCGCACCTTCCACCCCCGGCGGGCGACGCTCGGCGAGCGGCGCACCGACGCCCTCGAGCGCCTGTGGCCGCGGTACGGGTTCTCCGTGCACGACCCGGAGCTCGGCCTGCCCCCGACCCGCCCGGACGGCACGCTCGACGCCGCCGCGCTCTTCGGCCGGGAGGCGCCGCTCGTCCTGGAGATCGGCTCCGGCATGGGCGACGCGACCGTCGTCATGGCCGCCGCCGACCCGGGGCGCGACTACCTGGCGGTCGAGGCGCACCTGCCCGGCATCGCGAACCTGGTCGCGATGCTCGACGAGCAGGGGCTCACGAACGTCCGGGTCGCGCACGGCGACGCGCTCGACCTCGCGCGCCGCGTGCTCGCCCCGGACTCGCTCGACGCGGTGCACGTGTACTTCCCGGACCCCTGGCCGAAGGCCCGGCACCACAAGCGGCGGATCATCGCCCCGGCGCACGTCGCGCTGCTCCGCAGCAGCCTCACCGTCGGCGGGACGCTGCACTGCGCGACGGACTGGGAGCCGTACGCCGAGCAGATGCTCGAGGTGGTCGACGCGGACCCCGGGCTGACGAACCCGCACGGCGGGTACGCCCCCCGCCCGGAGCACCGGCCCGTGACGCGGTTCGAGCGTCGCGGGCTCGCGGCGGGCCGGGCCGTCCGGGACGTCATCGCGACCCGGACGGCCTGA
- a CDS encoding UDP-glucose dehydrogenase family protein: MHDASPSAAAVPAEPAEPGRSPLRISVFGTGYLGATHAVAMAELGFEVLGADTDQGKVDALAAGKVPFYEPGLDPLLEKHLATGRLRFTADLAAAAAWGDVHFICVGTPQMKTSHAANLAYVESAATTIARNLTKDALIVGKSTVPVGTAARLRTLVAEQAPAGVDVELVWNPEFLREGKAVDDTLHPDRVVLGGTSARAEATLREVYAGPIAEGTPVVVTDLPTAELVKVSANAFLATKISFINAISSVCEAAGADVTVLADALGHDVRIGRQFLDAGLGFGGGCLPKDIRALMHRANELGAYRASALLQQVDEINMGQRERVLDLAVEACGGSVLNHRIGVLGAAFKPHTDDVRDSPALNVAAALHLRGAQVTVYDPEAGDTARRSFPTLSYATSVEEAVEGTDVVLVLTEWDQFVQADSEKLAGLTSTPRVIDARGKLDPARWRDAGWQFAGLGRTAA; the protein is encoded by the coding sequence ATGCACGACGCGTCCCCCTCCGCAGCCGCCGTCCCCGCGGAGCCCGCCGAGCCCGGGCGGTCCCCGCTGCGGATCAGCGTGTTCGGCACCGGCTACCTCGGCGCCACCCACGCCGTCGCGATGGCCGAGCTCGGCTTCGAGGTCCTCGGCGCCGACACCGACCAGGGCAAGGTCGACGCCCTGGCCGCCGGCAAGGTGCCGTTCTACGAGCCCGGGCTGGACCCGCTGCTGGAGAAGCACCTCGCGACCGGCCGTCTGCGGTTCACGGCGGACCTCGCCGCCGCGGCGGCCTGGGGCGACGTGCACTTCATCTGCGTCGGCACCCCGCAGATGAAGACCAGCCACGCCGCGAACCTCGCCTACGTCGAGTCCGCCGCGACGACGATCGCCCGGAACCTCACCAAGGACGCGCTGATCGTCGGCAAGTCCACCGTCCCGGTCGGCACCGCCGCGCGGCTGCGCACCCTGGTCGCCGAGCAGGCGCCCGCGGGCGTGGACGTCGAGCTCGTCTGGAACCCGGAGTTCCTGCGCGAGGGCAAGGCCGTCGACGACACGCTGCACCCCGACCGGGTCGTCCTCGGCGGGACCAGCGCCCGCGCCGAGGCCACGCTCCGCGAGGTGTACGCCGGGCCCATCGCCGAGGGCACGCCCGTCGTCGTCACCGACCTGCCGACCGCCGAGCTGGTGAAGGTCAGCGCCAACGCGTTCCTCGCGACGAAGATCTCGTTCATCAACGCGATCTCCTCCGTGTGCGAGGCCGCAGGCGCCGACGTCACCGTGCTCGCAGACGCCCTGGGCCACGACGTCCGGATCGGCCGGCAGTTCCTCGACGCCGGGCTCGGGTTCGGCGGCGGCTGCCTGCCCAAGGACATCCGTGCCCTGATGCACCGCGCCAACGAGCTCGGCGCCTACCGGGCGTCGGCCCTGCTGCAGCAGGTGGACGAGATCAACATGGGCCAGCGCGAGCGCGTCCTGGACCTCGCGGTCGAGGCGTGCGGCGGGTCGGTGCTGAACCACCGGATCGGCGTGCTGGGCGCGGCGTTCAAGCCGCACACCGACGACGTGCGGGACTCCCCCGCGCTCAACGTCGCGGCGGCGCTGCACCTGCGCGGCGCCCAGGTCACCGTGTACGACCCCGAGGCGGGCGACACCGCGCGGCGGTCGTTCCCGACCCTGTCGTACGCCACCTCCGTCGAGGAGGCCGTCGAGGGCACCGACGTCGTCCTGGTCCTCACCGAGTGGGACCAGTTCGTGCAGGCGGACAGCGAGAAGCTCGCCGGCCTGACCTCGACGCCCCGGGTGATCGACGCGCGCGGCAAGCTCGACCCCGCGCGCTGGCGGGACGCCGGGTGGCAGTTCGCCGGCCTGGGGCGGACCGCCGCCTGA
- a CDS encoding HtaA domain-containing protein, producing MHRGTRSRAWRAVAGALVALVVGAGTALAGGVAAVADDTAAAGGPTCVGVTGGTLDWGVKASFRSYVGGPFAGGTITATDVAGSGPWTWSGGTGTVGEDGLATAAWDAGSVHFLAHEGALDLTFSRPEIQVTGATTGTLTTTVATAPDSARVVLATLDLAGGTSGGDASTVAWSGVPATLTAEGATAFAGFYPAGTVLDPVTFTLPAGAALEGCGSTDPVDPVDPVDPVDPVDPVDPVDPEPAATRLSVSATEGLDPAGATITVTGENYDTSAMGAYPGTTTRPAGVYVQVGWLAEQWRPSQGASSSARTNAYNQWVQSANEGNGYLRWTENGDGTADFTWTVTIDKSSLDAKALPGGTLAVFTLGAAGAVQPGNEQAVAIAFAATGGETGGGETGGGETGGGETSQPGCVAVSGATFSWGVRESFRTYITSPVAHGSVTTTGVTGTGPWTWSAGTGVVGADGLATAGWAGAVRFTGHDGELDLTFADPRVEVTGATTATLSTVVTSPAGSSRVALATLDLAGGTSTSDGSRIAWSAVPATLTAAGSTAFAGFYPAGAPLDPVTFTLPLGAAAECGTPTTPTTPTLPGTGGGTGGGTDPAPVRELQGTSGSGSVVAGGELTLTANGFGAHEGGIRLELHSDPVLLASNLTADASGTVAVTFAIPAATPAGAHTLVLIGAGQTLEFPITVTAAQPTCVARAVDGATFTWGVRESFRTYVTGPVANGSVSASGVSGSGPWTWSGGTGRFNAASSLGATRWSGGVHFTGHAGALDLTFSDPQVRVTSASSATLTLTVSGPSGSSRVALATLDLGAGTSSSNASRAAWSGVPATLTAAGATVFEGFYQAGAALDPVSFTLPLGAEVACDAASGDLAATGVDPADAAGFAAALLLFGAVLTVAVRRRRPVRDLA from the coding sequence ATGCACCGAGGTACGAGGAGCCGCGCCTGGCGCGCGGTCGCCGGCGCGCTGGTCGCGCTGGTCGTCGGGGCGGGCACGGCGCTCGCGGGAGGGGTGGCGGCCGTCGCGGACGACACCGCCGCGGCCGGGGGGCCCACCTGCGTGGGGGTCACCGGCGGCACGCTCGACTGGGGCGTGAAGGCGTCGTTCCGGTCGTACGTCGGCGGCCCGTTCGCCGGCGGGACCATCACCGCGACGGACGTCGCGGGCAGCGGCCCGTGGACCTGGTCCGGCGGGACAGGCACGGTCGGCGAGGACGGGCTCGCGACCGCCGCGTGGGACGCCGGCAGCGTCCACTTCCTCGCGCACGAGGGCGCGCTCGACCTCACGTTCTCGCGTCCCGAGATCCAGGTCACCGGCGCCACGACCGGCACGCTCACCACGACGGTGGCGACGGCCCCCGACTCCGCGCGCGTCGTCCTGGCGACCCTCGACCTCGCGGGCGGCACGTCCGGTGGCGACGCCTCGACGGTCGCGTGGTCCGGCGTCCCCGCGACGCTGACCGCCGAGGGCGCCACGGCGTTCGCGGGCTTCTACCCCGCGGGCACCGTGCTCGACCCGGTGACCTTCACGCTCCCCGCCGGCGCGGCGCTCGAGGGCTGCGGCTCGACCGACCCGGTCGACCCGGTCGACCCCGTGGACCCCGTGGACCCGGTGGACCCCGTGGACCCGGTGGACCCCGAGCCCGCCGCGACGCGGCTCTCGGTGTCCGCCACGGAGGGCCTCGACCCCGCGGGCGCGACGATCACCGTGACCGGCGAGAACTACGACACCTCGGCGATGGGCGCTTACCCGGGCACGACCACCCGTCCCGCGGGCGTCTACGTGCAGGTCGGCTGGCTCGCGGAGCAGTGGCGCCCGTCGCAGGGCGCCTCGAGCTCGGCCCGCACGAACGCGTACAACCAGTGGGTCCAGTCCGCGAACGAGGGCAACGGCTACCTGCGGTGGACCGAGAACGGTGACGGCACCGCCGACTTCACCTGGACCGTGACGATCGACAAGTCGAGCCTCGACGCGAAGGCGCTCCCGGGCGGCACCCTCGCGGTGTTCACCCTCGGCGCCGCGGGCGCCGTGCAGCCGGGCAACGAGCAGGCGGTCGCGATCGCGTTCGCGGCGACCGGCGGCGAGACCGGCGGCGGCGAGACCGGTGGCGGCGAGACCGGTGGCGGCGAGACCTCGCAGCCCGGGTGCGTGGCCGTCTCCGGCGCGACGTTCTCCTGGGGCGTGCGCGAGTCGTTCCGCACCTACATCACCAGCCCGGTCGCGCACGGCTCGGTGACGACCACCGGCGTGACCGGCACCGGCCCCTGGACCTGGTCCGCGGGCACGGGCGTGGTGGGCGCCGACGGCCTGGCGACCGCCGGGTGGGCCGGCGCCGTCCGGTTCACCGGCCACGACGGCGAGCTGGACCTCACGTTCGCCGACCCGCGCGTCGAGGTCACCGGCGCCACGACGGCCACGCTCAGCACGGTGGTCACCTCCCCGGCGGGCTCGTCGCGCGTCGCGCTGGCCACGCTCGACCTCGCGGGCGGCACGTCGACGTCGGACGGCTCCCGCATCGCCTGGTCCGCCGTGCCGGCCACGCTGACCGCCGCGGGCAGCACCGCGTTCGCGGGCTTCTACCCGGCGGGAGCCCCGCTCGACCCGGTGACGTTCACGCTGCCGCTGGGCGCGGCCGCGGAATGCGGCACGCCGACGACGCCGACCACCCCGACGCTCCCGGGCACCGGGGGCGGCACCGGCGGCGGCACGGACCCGGCCCCGGTGCGCGAGCTCCAGGGCACGTCGGGCTCCGGCTCGGTGGTCGCCGGCGGCGAGCTGACCCTCACGGCGAACGGCTTCGGCGCGCACGAGGGCGGCATCCGGCTGGAGCTGCACTCCGACCCGGTCCTGCTCGCGAGCAACCTGACCGCGGACGCGTCCGGGACGGTGGCGGTCACCTTCGCCATCCCGGCGGCCACCCCGGCCGGCGCGCACACCCTGGTGCTCATCGGGGCCGGTCAGACGCTGGAGTTCCCGATCACGGTGACCGCCGCGCAGCCCACGTGCGTCGCGCGCGCGGTGGACGGCGCCACGTTCACGTGGGGCGTGCGGGAGTCGTTCCGCACCTACGTGACCGGGCCGGTCGCGAACGGCTCGGTCTCCGCCTCCGGCGTCTCGGGCTCCGGCCCGTGGACCTGGTCCGGCGGCACCGGCCGGTTCAACGCCGCGTCCTCGCTCGGCGCGACCCGCTGGTCGGGCGGCGTGCACTTCACGGGGCACGCCGGCGCGCTCGACCTGACGTTCTCCGACCCGCAGGTCCGCGTGACGAGCGCGTCCTCGGCGACGCTCACCCTGACGGTCTCCGGCCCGTCGGGCTCGTCGCGCGTGGCGCTGGCGACGCTCGACCTGGGCGCGGGCACGTCGTCGTCGAACGCGTCCCGGGCCGCCTGGTCCGGCGTGCCGGCCACGCTGACGGCCGCGGGCGCCACCGTGTTCGAGGGCTTCTACCAGGCCGGCGCGGCGCTCGACCCGGTGTCGTTCACCCTCCCGCTGGGCGCGGAGGTCGCGTGCGACGCCGCGTCGGGCGACCTGGCGGCCACCGGCGTCGACCCGGCGGACGCGGCCGGGTTCGCCGCCGCGCTGCTGCTGTTCGGCGCGGTCCTGACGGTGGCGGTCCGCCGCCGCCGCCCGGTCCGGGACCTGGCCTGA
- the cydC gene encoding thiol reductant ABC exporter subunit CydC — protein MTATSPAPAPAPAPAPAPAPPLTRAAISRRLVRFGRPVLPPLAASLVCRVLGQGLGIALLAVAAWGVAHVADDPAAPVAPVVWTLVALSLAKGVLRYLEQFTGHLVAFRALEMLRVDFYDRLAPQSPAGVLSQRTGDLVNRATKDVDRVEVFFAHTLVPAVAAVVVPAGVLVVLAVGYDPLLALVLLPFLVLVGAVVPAWGREPSAAAATGVRAARGRLAQLVTESLQGIREVLASGAADRRRVAAREVAGDVSAGLGTLAAWTARRRAANSVLLVAAVATVALVAAGRVSAGALDWPSSAVAVVLALAVFTPVLAVEDVAPDLEQAFAAARRIWRVTDAAPATTSPAHPVPLPDGPLDIRFEGVAFAYPAADADDADASAPAAPPRRVLDGVDLHVPAGSTTAVVGSSGSGKSTLVNLLTRAWDPDAGRVLLGGVDVRDVDLDDLRRHVAVVGQSTYLFNDTLAANLRLAAPDATDAELEAACRRAALHDAVVAMPDGYGTRVGEMGERLSGGQRQRVAIARALLLDAPVLVLDEATSQLDVATEAEIQDALAEVCRGRTVLVIAHRPGAVRTADRVLRIDDLAADAGGA, from the coding sequence GTGACCGCCACGAGCCCCGCCCCGGCCCCCGCCCCGGCCCCCGCCCCGGCCCCCGCCCCGCCGCTCACCCGCGCCGCGATCTCCCGCCGCCTGGTCCGGTTCGGCCGCCCGGTGCTGCCGCCGCTCGCCGCGTCCCTGGTGTGCCGGGTGCTCGGGCAGGGCCTGGGCATCGCGCTGCTGGCCGTCGCCGCGTGGGGCGTCGCCCACGTCGCCGACGACCCGGCGGCCCCGGTCGCGCCGGTGGTCTGGACGCTCGTCGCGCTGTCGCTCGCCAAGGGCGTGCTCCGCTACCTGGAGCAGTTCACGGGTCACCTCGTCGCGTTCCGCGCGCTGGAGATGCTCCGCGTCGACTTCTACGACCGCCTCGCGCCGCAGTCCCCGGCCGGCGTCCTGTCCCAGCGCACCGGCGACCTGGTGAACCGGGCGACCAAGGACGTCGACCGGGTCGAGGTGTTCTTCGCGCACACCCTGGTCCCCGCCGTGGCGGCCGTGGTCGTCCCGGCCGGCGTGCTCGTCGTGCTGGCGGTCGGGTACGACCCGCTGCTCGCGCTGGTCCTGCTGCCGTTCCTCGTCCTGGTCGGCGCCGTCGTCCCCGCCTGGGGCCGGGAGCCGAGCGCCGCCGCCGCGACCGGCGTCCGCGCCGCGCGGGGCCGCCTCGCGCAGCTCGTCACCGAGTCGCTGCAGGGCATCCGCGAGGTGCTCGCCTCGGGTGCCGCCGACCGCCGCCGGGTCGCCGCCCGGGAAGTCGCCGGGGACGTCTCCGCGGGGCTCGGCACGCTCGCGGCCTGGACGGCGCGCCGGCGGGCGGCGAACTCCGTCCTGCTGGTCGCCGCCGTCGCGACGGTCGCCCTGGTCGCCGCCGGCCGGGTGTCCGCGGGCGCGCTGGACTGGCCGTCCTCCGCCGTCGCGGTCGTGCTCGCCCTCGCGGTGTTCACCCCCGTGCTGGCCGTCGAGGACGTCGCGCCCGACCTGGAGCAGGCGTTCGCGGCGGCCCGGCGCATCTGGCGGGTCACCGACGCCGCCCCGGCGACGACGTCGCCCGCGCACCCGGTCCCGCTGCCGGACGGCCCGCTCGACATCCGGTTCGAGGGCGTCGCCTTCGCCTACCCGGCGGCGGACGCCGACGACGCTGACGCGTCGGCCCCCGCCGCCCCGCCGCGCCGGGTGCTCGACGGCGTGGACCTCCACGTCCCCGCCGGCAGCACGACCGCCGTCGTCGGCTCGTCCGGCTCCGGCAAGTCGACCCTGGTCAACCTGCTGACCCGCGCGTGGGACCCGGACGCCGGCCGGGTGCTGCTCGGCGGCGTCGACGTCCGGGACGTCGACCTCGACGACCTGCGCCGGCACGTCGCCGTCGTCGGCCAAAGCACGTACCTGTTCAACGACACCCTGGCCGCGAACCTGCGCCTCGCCGCCCCGGACGCCACCGACGCCGAGCTCGAGGCCGCCTGCCGGCGCGCCGCCCTGCACGACGCGGTCGTCGCGATGCCGGACGGGTACGGCACGCGGGTCGGCGAGATGGGGGAGCGGCTGTCCGGCGGGCAGCGGCAGCGGGTCGCGATCGCGCGGGCGCTGCTGCTCGACGCGCCGGTGCTCGTGCTCGACGAGGCCACCAGCCAGCTCGACGTCGCGACCGAGGCGGAGATCCAGGACGCGCTGGCCGAGGTGTGCCGGGGACGGACGGTGCTGGTGATCGCGCACCGCCCCGGTGCGGTGCGGACGGCGGACCGGGTGCTGCGGATCGACGACCTCGCGGCGGACGCGGGCGGGGCCTGA
- a CDS encoding ABC transporter ATP-binding protein/permease translates to MTSPRPSGPAPAAGHPGARPAAHPGGRPGAHPGAHPGAHPGRPGSGPAPERAPGAPATPPTPRAVVLVPAVLTWVVAAATTAAYLALGAVLDAARDGAGVPGGAVAVLVGAVVVLAVAAFTGPRVSLGAVGPREAERRDVLLEQVFRLGVAFRTQERSGRFVSTATDGVERAASYETTFRFPIIASMTVPVVALVALGAAVDWVVAGWLALALPAIPLLVGGFQRAFRGVSLQYRMTSRRFAAQFLDAIQGLPTSTAFTRAAAKGAELARSAEQLRRMVMRLLARNQLVLLVIDASFSLAMVTAAAGLAMLRLRDGAITPGQAVAVVLVSTVLLEPLDRVGQFFYVGMGGRAAVREIEGVLDQPPVAADAPGVRAPATSTLAGPRGTGQEALALDHVSFAYPGGRPVLDDVSFTVPRGGRVALIGPSGSGKSTVAALLQAHLRPGSGTVRVGGHDATEVPVAWVRAQTAVVAQSTYLFTGTLADNLRLAAPDADDDLLWHALEQANLADDVLSFPDRLATRVGERGLSLSGGQAQRVAVARALLKDAPVLLLDEPTSQVDAASEAALVEALDRAGDGRTVVLVAHRLSTVRGADEVLVLAEGRIVEQGPPDRLGSIDSYYARALDLSGLAGAPLAAPEVTR, encoded by the coding sequence ATGACCTCCCCCCGACCCTCCGGTCCCGCCCCCGCCGCCGGCCACCCCGGCGCGCGACCGGCGGCGCACCCCGGCGGGCGCCCGGGCGCGCACCCCGGAGCGCACCCCGGAGCCCATCCCGGGCGGCCCGGCTCCGGCCCCGCCCCCGAGCGCGCGCCCGGCGCCCCGGCCACGCCGCCCACGCCGCGCGCCGTCGTCCTCGTGCCCGCGGTCCTCACCTGGGTGGTCGCCGCGGCCACCACCGCCGCCTACCTGGCGCTCGGCGCCGTCCTGGACGCCGCGCGGGACGGGGCGGGCGTGCCGGGCGGGGCGGTCGCGGTGCTCGTCGGCGCGGTCGTCGTGCTGGCCGTCGCCGCGTTCACCGGCCCGCGGGTCAGCCTCGGCGCGGTCGGCCCGCGCGAGGCGGAGCGCCGCGACGTGCTGCTCGAGCAGGTCTTCCGGCTCGGAGTCGCGTTCCGCACGCAGGAGCGGTCCGGCCGGTTCGTGTCGACCGCCACCGACGGGGTCGAGCGCGCGGCGTCCTACGAGACCACCTTCCGGTTCCCGATCATCGCGTCGATGACCGTCCCGGTCGTCGCGCTCGTCGCGCTGGGCGCGGCCGTCGACTGGGTCGTCGCCGGCTGGCTCGCACTCGCGCTGCCCGCGATCCCGCTGCTGGTCGGCGGGTTCCAGCGCGCGTTCCGGGGCGTCTCGCTGCAGTACCGGATGACGTCCCGGCGGTTCGCCGCGCAGTTCCTCGACGCCATCCAGGGCCTGCCGACGTCCACGGCCTTCACCCGCGCCGCCGCGAAGGGGGCCGAGCTCGCGCGCTCGGCGGAGCAGCTGCGCCGGATGGTCATGCGCCTGCTCGCGCGCAACCAGCTGGTGCTGCTCGTCATCGACGCGTCGTTCTCGCTCGCGATGGTCACGGCCGCGGCCGGCCTGGCGATGCTGCGGCTGCGGGACGGAGCGATCACCCCGGGCCAGGCCGTCGCCGTGGTGCTGGTGTCGACCGTGCTGCTCGAGCCGCTCGACCGCGTCGGGCAGTTCTTCTACGTCGGCATGGGCGGGCGCGCCGCCGTCCGCGAGATCGAGGGCGTCCTGGACCAGCCGCCGGTCGCCGCCGACGCCCCCGGCGTGCGCGCCCCGGCCACCAGCACGCTCGCCGGCCCGCGGGGGACCGGGCAGGAGGCGCTGGCGCTCGACCACGTCTCGTTCGCGTACCCGGGCGGCCGCCCGGTCCTGGACGACGTCTCGTTCACGGTGCCGCGCGGCGGCCGGGTCGCGCTGATCGGGCCGTCCGGCTCGGGCAAGAGCACCGTCGCGGCGCTGCTCCAGGCGCACCTGCGGCCCGGCTCCGGCACGGTCCGGGTCGGTGGCCACGACGCCACCGAGGTCCCCGTGGCCTGGGTCCGGGCGCAGACCGCCGTCGTCGCGCAGTCGACCTACCTGTTCACCGGCACGCTGGCCGACAACCTGCGCCTCGCCGCGCCCGACGCGGACGACGACCTGCTCTGGCACGCCCTCGAGCAGGCCAACCTCGCCGACGACGTGCTGTCGTTCCCGGACCGGCTGGCCACCCGGGTCGGCGAGCGCGGCCTGTCGCTGTCGGGCGGGCAGGCGCAGCGGGTCGCCGTGGCCCGTGCGCTGCTCAAGGACGCCCCGGTCCTCCTGCTCGACGAGCCCACCAGCCAGGTCGACGCGGCCTCCGAGGCCGCGCTGGTCGAGGCGCTCGACCGCGCCGGCGACGGCCGCACCGTCGTGCTGGTCGCGCACCGGCTCAGCACCGTGCGCGGTGCCGACGAGGTCCTCGTCCTCGCGGAGGGCCGCATCGTCGAGCAGGGCCCGCCCGACCGGCTCGGCAGCATCGACTCCTACTACGCCCGCGCGCTCGACCTGTCCGGCCTCGCCGGCGCGCCGCTCGCCGCGCCGGAGGTGACCCGGTGA
- a CDS encoding VOC family protein, protein MSVHEQPWADGTPCWAELSVPDLGLGRQFYGGLLGWEWEVGPEETGFYSQGVVGGRHTAALSGYLPGGPDAPVAWLTFLATSDAVATADRAAAAGGQVLAPVMDVMGYGRMAVVVDPVGAPVALWEAGTSVGAQVVNEPGAMTWNEHMSADPAAARAFYGSVAGWTYTDMSAPGFDYTTAEAGGRTVGGIGGPAERPEWAVYFAVTDTDAAAAAAVRLGGAVSSEPQDTEYGRLAGITGPFGERFWLMSTDEPSSPPAG, encoded by the coding sequence ATGAGCGTGCACGAGCAGCCCTGGGCCGACGGCACCCCCTGCTGGGCGGAGCTCTCGGTCCCCGACCTCGGGCTCGGCCGGCAGTTCTACGGCGGGCTGCTCGGCTGGGAGTGGGAGGTCGGGCCCGAGGAGACCGGGTTCTACAGCCAGGGCGTCGTCGGCGGCCGGCACACCGCCGCGCTCAGCGGCTACCTGCCCGGCGGGCCCGACGCGCCCGTCGCCTGGCTGACGTTCCTCGCGACCTCCGACGCCGTGGCCACCGCGGACCGCGCGGCCGCGGCCGGGGGCCAGGTGCTCGCGCCCGTCATGGACGTCATGGGGTACGGCCGGATGGCGGTGGTGGTCGACCCCGTCGGCGCGCCCGTGGCGCTGTGGGAGGCGGGGACCTCCGTCGGCGCGCAGGTCGTGAACGAGCCCGGGGCGATGACCTGGAACGAGCACATGTCCGCGGACCCGGCCGCCGCCCGCGCGTTCTACGGGTCGGTCGCCGGCTGGACGTACACCGACATGAGCGCGCCCGGCTTCGACTACACGACCGCCGAGGCCGGCGGGCGGACCGTCGGCGGCATCGGCGGCCCCGCCGAGCGCCCCGAGTGGGCCGTGTACTTCGCCGTCACCGACACCGACGCCGCCGCGGCGGCCGCCGTCCGGCTCGGCGGGGCGGTGTCCTCCGAGCCGCAGGACACGGAGTACGGGCGGCTCGCGGGCATCACCGGGCCGTTCGGGGAGCGGTTCTGGCTGATGTCCACGGACGAGCCGAGCAGCCCGCCGGCCGGGTGA